CCGGTATCTCCGATGACAAAACCGACAGCACCGATACGGTTCTGCCCGTGGAAGACAGCTTTCGTAACCCAGTCACCGTTGTTGTTGTTGCTCGAATTGCCACAGGAAAACAACACCACGGACATCGACACAATAAACAGTAGTCTTTGCACTTTCATTAGTTGCACTTTTTGAATTTGGGGGCTAAACTATTTTTAATTACGGCGCTAAAATAGTTAAAATGGAATTACAGCTAACTTTTATAGACCAACTAATTATTTCTATATACGATTTTGACACAATTGGCCGTTTTGCGGGAAAAGGCTTGTTTTGAAACCGTGATTGCGCAAAAGGGATGTATATGATCATAGCAGGTTAATAGGTAAAATCTTCGATTTGGTATATAAGAATCGACTTTTGATCCATACTAACAAAATACTAACAGGGAAGACGATAATATTGCAGTCGAAATTTTTTGCATTCATGATAGGAGGGGTTATGAGATTTAGGCTGCTCTGGCTGGGGATGCTTGGGCTTTTGGGCGTCTACGGCTTAAGCGGCTGTGTCAAAGCCAACATTATTTTCGGTCAGAATCAGATCGACGACGGGCTGACGAAGATCGTAAAAATAGATACGCTCACACCGGTCCTGTCCACCCTCTTTGTGGACAGCGTTCCCACATCCGGCAAAGGGGTAGCCATGGTCGGCGGTTACGACGACCCCTATTTCGGGTCGGTCAAAACCCGCACCTACTTTGAGTTTGCGCCTCCCCCCGTGACCAACCTGGGGATAGGGTACTACTACGATTCGTTGGTCTTATATGTCGTGCCCAATAAATATTATTACGGGGATACGACCCAGCCGATGGACTTTTATGCCGAGCAGATCGCGTCGCAGATGTTGTTCCCGCCCACGAACTACAGCTTTTACAACAACGACAGCTTTGCCGTCCGCAGCCCCGTCCTGGGGCACGTCCGGAGCGTCCTGAGGCCGAGCGTCGTGGACACGGTCTATATCCGCCTCAACGACAGCCTTGGCCAGACGTTTTTCAACCTCATGAAGAACAACTCTCCGACCATTACGAACGCCGACGAGTTCCTGGTGTATTTCCCGGGGATCCGTATCAGCTCCGGTTATGGGGCAAATCCGCAGTTGGTTTATGGGTACAAGGACAGTGTCTTTATGAAACTCTGGTATCATACGTCGGACCTGAACCGTTCCATCAACGCGATGACGTTCAAGTTCACCCAGTCCAGCTACCAGTTTATGGAGGTCCAGAACACGCCCATCGCTCCCCTGACAAAGTTCCAAAGAGGCTATAGCTCGGTCGTCCGCCAGATCTATTCCACCGATCCCGATTTCAACCACCTTGTCTATGTCGACCCCCTGCTGGGGTATTCGGCCAAGGTCGAGTTCCCGTATCTCCGGAATATGTTGCTGCAGGACACGACCATGCGCATCATCACAAAGGCGGAGTTGATCCTGAGGCCGCTGGTACCAAGTTATTCCACCCAGTACCTGCTCCCGCCCAGCCTGGTTGCAGAATCCACGGACTACAGCAACGAACCCAGCAGCACCGTGTCAACGGGTGTCCTCACCCTGGATTATGGGACATCGAACACGCAGTATACGTTCGACATCACGTCCTATTTGCAGGAGCAACTGAATGACCCGACATCCACGGCCTACAAGCGAGGCCTGATCATCGCGCCGAGCTCGACCTACTTCTATAGCTCGCTCAACCGGTTCGTATTCGGGGACAAGGACTACCAATCCCAGTATACGTCGCCCACCTACTATCAAAGCGAAGTGATCCTATATTACGTGTCCACAAAGAATACTTTATAGACTGCCTGTAATGCGTATAAAAAATTGTCTGATATTGGTTGCCCTGGCATGTTTTGGTGGAGTACAAGCCCAAAATACCTCCTCCCCATATTCCATTTACGGGATCGGGGAGATCCAGACCAGCGGGTACAACCGTACCACGGGGATGGGCAGTACCGGGATCGCCTACCGGAGCGACAACAACATCATCCAGAATAACCCTGCCGCCTATACGGCCCTTATCACGCAGATGTTCCACATCGAAGGCGGGGGCAGGGGGGATTATTCGTCCTATAGCAGTGCCCAGTTTGCCAACGCCGCCAGCGGGTACACGCACCAGGTCTCCAACGACTTCACAGTGACCCGTATCGCCTTTGCCACGAAAATCAACAAGTGGTGGGGCGCCAGCATGGGGCTGATGCCGTATAGTAAAATGGACTATGACTTTACCGGCACGGAATCCCTGGGTCCCCAGGGGGAGGTCGCCAACGTTACTTTTACGGGGTCGGGCGGCATCCACAAGGCCTACTTCGGAAATGGCTTCTCCCTGGGTAAACACTTCAGCGTGGGGGTCAATACCTCTTTCCTCTTCGGTGCCATGCAGTCCAACAAAACCGAGGTGGCATCGACAGCCAACGCCAACCTGGTAGAGACCCGCAACCTGTACATGCGGAACGTTGTTTTCGACTTCGGCGCCCAATATTATACGCATTTTGGCAGGGAAAAGAAGTGGGGGCTGACCCTTGGGGCTACCTGGACGCCCCAACAGCCGTTGTACGCGGAAGACAGCTTGAGCGTCACCCAGAACGGGGCCGTGCTGCCCAACGGGAACGCGCTGCTGGACCGGAACGTCTTCCAACTGCCGCAAGGATATGGGGGTGGTTTTGCCCTATCGAAGGAAACCGCGATGAAGCGGATCACGTTCTTAGGGGACTTCAGCCGCCAACTGTGGACCCCCCTGGGCTACTCGGGGACCGGGTATGCGCTGGGGAACAGCGACCGTTATTCCGCCGGTATGGAAATCTCGAAAAAGACCAACATCCTCAATACCCCCGTCGAACACGTCTACTACCAGCTGGGGGGCTATTACCAAAAGACCTACGTCAGCGTCGACGGGTATCCCGTTCTCGAATGGGGTGCTTCGGTCGGTTTGGGGATCAACCCCCTCCGTTACCCGCAATGGGGCTACCACCTTGCGTTGGAATACGGGACGACGAGCAACTACGAGCAGGGGGCCCTCAAAGAGAACTTTGTTCGCCTGACGGTGACGATCCACTACTGGGACCGCTGGTTTACCCGGGGCCGCAGAGTGCTCTAGTACCGCTGGTGTAGTTATTTTTTACCACAACCCAAATTTGGGCTACTTTCGGCATACACCTCTTCGTGCTATGCCAAAGAACCTTTGTATTTGCCTGCTCGCGTTGGCTCTCCTAAGCCGCTGCGCGTATGCCCAGACGGATACGGTCGTGATGGATATGGCCTCGTGTCTGCGCTATGCCGTTCATCACCAGCCTGGGTTGAGGGCTTCCTTAGTCAATCAGCGGATCGTCGACTACCAGGTTAAGGGGGCCTTGTCCGACTGGCTGCCCCAGGTCAACGGGAACGGCGACTTCCAGCACAACATCCAGCTCCCGGTTTCCTTTCTGCCGGCATCCCTCATCACCCCGGGCGCCACGGGTTATGTGCCGGTGGCCAGCGGGGTAAAGAATACCTCCCAGATCGGAATTTCCGCGACCCAGAACCTGTATAACCGGGACGTGATGCTGGCGGCGCGGACGTCGAAGTTTTACCGCCGCTACGCGGGGGAATCCGTGGACAGCGCCCGGATCGACCTGGTGGTGGATGTCAGCAAGGCGTACTACAG
This sequence is a window from Dinghuibacter silviterrae. Protein-coding genes within it:
- a CDS encoding DUF4270 family protein → MRFRLLWLGMLGLLGVYGLSGCVKANIIFGQNQIDDGLTKIVKIDTLTPVLSTLFVDSVPTSGKGVAMVGGYDDPYFGSVKTRTYFEFAPPPVTNLGIGYYYDSLVLYVVPNKYYYGDTTQPMDFYAEQIASQMLFPPTNYSFYNNDSFAVRSPVLGHVRSVLRPSVVDTVYIRLNDSLGQTFFNLMKNNSPTITNADEFLVYFPGIRISSGYGANPQLVYGYKDSVFMKLWYHTSDLNRSINAMTFKFTQSSYQFMEVQNTPIAPLTKFQRGYSSVVRQIYSTDPDFNHLVYVDPLLGYSAKVEFPYLRNMLLQDTTMRIITKAELILRPLVPSYSTQYLLPPSLVAESTDYSNEPSSTVSTGVLTLDYGTSNTQYTFDITSYLQEQLNDPTSTAYKRGLIIAPSSTYFYSSLNRFVFGDKDYQSQYTSPTYYQSEVILYYVSTKNTL
- a CDS encoding PorV/PorQ family protein, producing MVALACFGGVQAQNTSSPYSIYGIGEIQTSGYNRTTGMGSTGIAYRSDNNIIQNNPAAYTALITQMFHIEGGGRGDYSSYSSAQFANAASGYTHQVSNDFTVTRIAFATKINKWWGASMGLMPYSKMDYDFTGTESLGPQGEVANVTFTGSGGIHKAYFGNGFSLGKHFSVGVNTSFLFGAMQSNKTEVASTANANLVETRNLYMRNVVFDFGAQYYTHFGREKKWGLTLGATWTPQQPLYAEDSLSVTQNGAVLPNGNALLDRNVFQLPQGYGGGFALSKETAMKRITFLGDFSRQLWTPLGYSGTGYALGNSDRYSAGMEISKKTNILNTPVEHVYYQLGGYYQKTYVSVDGYPVLEWGASVGLGINPLRYPQWGYHLALEYGTTSNYEQGALKENFVRLTVTIHYWDRWFTRGRRVL